The Lagopus muta isolate bLagMut1 chromosome 6, bLagMut1 primary, whole genome shotgun sequence sequence TCATAGTGAGgaacccaaaactgaacacactaCTTGAGGTACTGgtgagtacagggggatgattaCCTCCCTGACCCTGCTGGTCCTGCTtgctacactatttctgatacgCTTTAgggtgccattggccttcttggccaatTTGGACACACTGCTGGTCATGTTCAGCTGACTGTCacacagatcatagaatcatagaattcataatgttggaagggactctctagaggtcatctagtccaaatcccaACACCAGTTGTGTAGTCAACCAGCAACAGTAGTGTAAGGGAAgcagaaaagttttaaaagatttctgagAGCAAAATCACTGTAACcataaaaaggaggggaattCCAAGTCACCTTCCAAAGTGCTGCTGTTGTTAAGTGACCATCCAGTCaaaattcttttaatatatGATGGGAAGCACTGCATGATTTGACCCAATTTACTAAAATTTTTACTGAAATCTTTTATTTAGAAGCCCCATTTACCAAGCAGAGAGGCCCTTTAGGCAGAGTCCTAGAGTAAGGTGAATGTATAGACACATATTAATACAATATTCTCACCTCAGGAGATCCCCAGTGTatcaggagctgcagctgacTGTGGCTGCATGCCCTCAACTTGGCTTCCTATCATAGCTGAGTGTCAGAAAAGCTTATTCAACAATCATATTTGTGATCAAAACAGAACTAAATATAATGTATTGATTTTTGTGGGAGGTGCAAATTGTCTCTGATGACGGAAAGGGAGTGAGAACCATTATTATTCTGTGCAGTCCCACGCATCTCAGAGGAGGCTCTTCTGCACATTCTTATTTTGGAAAGACAATGTCAGGACAGATCAGAGCTAGATTAGAGACAGGACAGATTAGAGACAGATAAACTGTCACACCTAGGTTCATATTAGGATGCAATCCTGCTACAGAATCACAAGTTCTTATgtgattgaaaagaaaatactcttcactaaaaaaaaaagaaaactctcttcagtagggaacctgcttttgcaggggagttggactcgatgatctctggaggtcccttccaacccctacaattctgtgattctgtgattcaccaAAATATGCCTGTGAGAGATAAATCTTTGAATAGTGGTGTAGATAATCTTACCATTTCAAGAAAAGGTCTGCATTATGGTACATTTACTAGACATAGACATAATGGTGAAGTAGAAGACTTTTCAGGGCCTCAGTTTTTATCTCCATCTGTTCCAGACATGAGAATGTTATCTAATGACATTCCAAATAAGTACAGTAATCTACCAATGCAAGATTGCATGGCTATAAGATTTTGACTCCAAAAGAGATTTTTTGCACTTACAGTCCCATGTAGTATTTGGGATATGTTATAAACTGTACAACTGTAACAAAAACACAAGCTTTTGTGTACTCCTGAATGACATTTCTggcactactgaaaaaaaatggatgatgCTTAGTCtgtttaaataaaggaaaaataaattttaaagatgATTTCTGTTCAACTTAAATCACAGCAAATGAACTTTGAGTTTGATCAAAAAATCtgggaaattattttgttcagGTAATTGCAATGAAAGACACTGAGATCTACAATACTTATTTATATCCTCTATTTTGGGttataaaataaatctcttaCATTTCATAATTTTATACATAGttacatatatttatacatatagtAAGACAAGGAATGTTTTACTATAGCGTGAAATGCAGTATCTTCCTTTTCATGCTTTAAAGTGTTGAAATTTTTAGTAAGAGATATGAATGACAAATAGTCATTCTGTGAAGCTTTAAGTTAAAACTATtcttaaaagctgaaaatataaACTCATCTACACAAGAACTAacactttttttattatttattaagcCATTCACCAACTGCTATGTAGCAGAATTAAAGGAAGTATCTAACCTTTATGGTTTCAAAAAAGGTGCTCTTTAGGAAAACTGTTGTTTTCTGAGCTGATATCCTAAAACAATAACTGAGCAGATGTGAGCCAGTTTCATTTAGTGGAGTGCTAATTCTGAAGTCTGTTGACAGCGCAGTTTACATAGGTAACAATATCAAGATGATAGCTTTAACAAATATATGTCTTACAGCAGAGTATCTTCTACTTGTAGATTACCATATTTTTCAGAAGACTCCCCTCATACATAACTAATTTACTGTAGTGAGGTGCAATAATCTGGTAATGTACATTAAAGCTGTATGAGAAAATACATAAGGGCATTATGGAAATGGAAGCAGAACATTCCAGATTCTgataggaaatgaaaaaatgtagagAATGTTTAAGTAGAATGGTCTAGAGTCTAGTCTGTCAAGTGTCAATGAATAGGGCTCACTGGagttctgtaaaataaaaaaagagtaagacaagaaaaagtaaaatctttAAGTTTTAGCATTTGGAATTCTGTGAGAAGACAAAGACTGGAGATACAATATGCAAGCAGAAGTGATAGTTCTAACTTtcactgaaatcactgaaaGTCTTTCAATCATTGCAGTGATTTTGTACCAAATCTATTTCAAGACCATTTAATAGTAATAGTAAGCTAATGTTTAATATTAATGCTAttaatgcctttctttttctttctttctttctttctttttttttttttttaacagaaggcCATAAAAAGCACAACCTTAGAATAGTCTTCCAAAGTGCTTGATCTTCCCTATGAAACATTTCATggtattcattttttttcttcttttatttcacagGCAGGCCAGATCCAGCTGATAGCTGTTATGAGGACTTTGATGacttcagaaagctgagcaTAACATCAACAGACTTcaatgaaaggaaataatatcACTCCAAGCAACTTGTACAGACAGCTTTTGGTAGCTTTAAATTAACTGGTTGCTCAACTAAAAGAACACAGCTATTGTTTCTTTCGGCACACATGGAGGAAAGCAACAAGATTTGTAACCCTGGCTAATAGGACTGTGGCTTTCTTATCAAAAGTAGGAGCTGGGCCAACTgtaaaatgattattttataCTTAGCCTGAAGGACTTTACCTCTGCTTGAACACTGGACATAAACTGAAGCCAGTTTTAATGATCTGAGATTTTGCTACTTGTcctttattattgttattagcTCTCTTTAACACTTTgatactttatttctttaaattggAAATGGGTTCCTGGACTAGATTGTGGCCCTCAGACTGGGCTGTTCTCATGAAATCATGGCTTATCTTTTCCCTGGGGCTCTACATGCAGGTCTCCAAAACTTTGGCCTGTCCAAAAGTGTGTCGCTGCGATCGAAACTTTGTCTACTGTAATGAGCGAAGCTTGACCTCAGTGCCTCTTGGGATACCAGAGGGTGTAACCGTCCTCTACCTCCATAATAACCAAATAAATAATGCTGGATTTCCTGCAGAATTGCACAATGTCCAGTCTGTGCACACAGTCTATCTTTATGGCAACCAATTGGATGAGTTCCCAATGAACCTGCCCAAAAATGTCAGGGTTCTCCACTTGCAGGAAAACAACATTCAGACCATTTCTCGGGCTGCTCTTGCTCAGCTCTTGAAGCTGGAAGAACTGCACCTGGATGACAACTCCATCTCCACTGTTGGAGTTGAGGATGGGGCATTCCGGGAAGCCATCAGCCTCAAGCTTCTGTTCTTGTCCAAGAATCACTTAAGCAGTGTACCAGTAGGCCTTCCAGTGGACTTACAAGAACTTCGAGTAGATGAAAATCGAATTGCTGTCATTTCAGACTTGGCCTTCCAGAATCTTACAAGTTTGGAACGTCTGATTCTGGATGGCAATCTGCTTACTAATAAAGGCATAGCTGAAGGCACCTTTGGCCACCTCTCCAAGCTCAAGGAATTCTCTATAGTGCGTAATTCACTGACCCATCCTCCTTCTGATCTTCCAGGTACACATTTGCTAAGGCTCTACTTGCAAGACAACCAGATAACCCATATACCACTTACAGCCTTCTCAAACCTTCACAAACTGGAACGTCTTGATATTTCCAACAATCAGCTTCGTATGTTGGTAAAGGGTGTATTTGATGATCTCCACAACTTGAGGCAACTCACTGTAAGGAATAATCCCTGGTTATGTGACTGCAGTATTAAGTGGGTCACTGAATGGCTCAAGTTTATTCCCTCTTCCATCAATGTACGGGGTTTTATGTGTCAGGGACCAGAGCAGGTCCGAGGTATGGCAGTCAGGGAGCTTAATATGAATATGCTGTCATGCCCCACCACTACCCCAGATATGTCACTTGTCATCACCCCAGTTCCAGCTACAGCTAAGCCAACTACATTAGTTCCCTCCTCATCAGTTCCTCCCCCAAGTACTAAGTATAGTCCTCTGACTCCTATCATAGTCACACTCCCCACTGTGCCTGACAGGGAAGACAGAGAAAGGGTAACACCTCCTATATCTGAGCGAATTCAACTCTCTATCCATTTTGTGAATGATACTTGCATCCTGGTTAACTGGATATCTGTTTTTACTGTGATGGCATATAAACTCACATGGGTTAAAATGGGCCATAGTCTGGTAGGAGGAATTGTTCAGGAACGAATAGTTAGTGGTGAGAAACAAGACTTCAGCTTGGTAAATCTGGAGCCCAAATCCACCTATCGGATTTGCTTGGTTCCTCTGGATGCTTATAATAATTACCGAACTGGAGAAGACACTGTCTGTTCAGAAGCCACAACAAAGGCTTCCTTTTCGAACAGTGGCGGCAACATTCCCTCCAGCCATGAGCAGACAACTTCTCAGAACCTGGGCTCCCCATTTCTGCTTGCAGGTTTAATCGGGGGTGCAGTGATATTTGTGCTCATGGTCCTTCTCAGCATTTTTTGCTGGCACATGCACAAAAAGGGGCGTTACACCTCCCAGAAGTGGAAATACAATCGAGGCCGTCGGAAAGATGACTACTGTGAGGCAGGAACCAAGAAGGACAACTCCATCCTGGAAATGACGGAAACCAGCTTCCAGATTGTGTCCTTAAATAATGATCAGCTCCTTAAAGGAGATTTCAGACTGCAGCCCATTTATACCCCAAATGGGGGCATTAACTACACAGACTGTCACATCCCCAATAACATACGATACTGCAATAGCAATGTCTCAGACCTGGAGCACTGTCATACGTGATAGTAAGGGGAGATGGGGGTGTAAAggataaagagaaaaaactcTGGAGAAAGTAACCctcacagcaatgaaaaaattacatttgataAATGTTAAACAGATGCATTTATGCATTTGAATACTCTGTAATTTATACGGTGTACTATATAATGGGATTTAAAAAGTGctatcttttctatttcaagtCAATTGCAAATGGTTTTGTaactctttgctttttaaatcttaaaaaaatattgctaaGTACTGTACAGGGTTGTACAATAAGAACCCAGTGTCATGGCAAAGGAAAGAATGATTCATTCTTCAAACATTAACCACTTTGCTGTCGAAGCTGTCTGAGGGATGTAAGTTCCTAGGTGTCCTGTaatacaggaaaataagtgCATATTAAAACAGGGTTACTAGGAACAGCCAAAAGCAATTCAGATAAAATGGGTAAAACCCATTTGGCTCAAATCCAGCAGTTGCTGTTGCGTTTCaaaccatttaaaatatttctgtcccCCTTTCTCAGTTATGTACTTCCTACCTCCAACTCAAAGCTGGAGTTCTGACTGCTACCAAAAAGGCTACTTGTTATTTAATTAGGTTTCCCCAACATACTTGGAAAGGTAGACAGAACTCAGTGTCAAACTTGAAGTGACCTTGATTTCTATTTGCAAAAGCTATTCTGAAAATGTCCCCCAATGCCATGCATTTTTATGTTAGAAATGGTTCCAGCCTTTCATTACGGTTAAGAAGCTTCACAAATTCTTTAACCCTTCTCAGTGGGAGATGGGAGGTTATCAGTATGTAAGAGGTAGTTGTCATTAGATTACACCTCTCATTAATAGATCAATATTTGTTGACAGCATGTTCAGGTATAACCTGAACAAGGGAAATTCTAAGCGCTCCCAACTCTGTGGTATTCATGTAGAATTTACAGTCTAAAAGTGGAAATTGCTGAAAACTTGTTTCAAAACATAATGTCAATGGAAAGGTTGCCATTGACTTTTATGGTTCAAGCTCTGTGTGATTTAGCAGTTTGAGTTACAGTCAGTATGAAGTAAGGAAAAGGTAAAAACaatcaacaaaagaaaaataatcgTGAGagatctttttaattttttttaaatttatttattactgaagACCTCTGGGCCTATTGTGAACTGAAATACGTACAGCAGGGAAAATTGTGAATAAATTcagggttgctttttttccattcaggtGAACGGAGATGGATATTAATTGAAAAATTTTGAGAGCGCAAGTACACTGTTTCTCCAAATTACCCTTCTTTTATCTTAACCTTTTAAATTTTTCCACAATGATCTGTATTTGAAAATCAACAGGTGGGCTTGGAATTTGTTCCTTAGTTCCCTCAAATTCTTTACTTGGAATCACTTCTGAGTCATGCATTAGGTGAAGCATCAGGCTTGTATGAAAATTATGATGCTGCTCTCAAAATTAGACTGTGTTTCAACAGCTCCAACTGAATCCACTGACTCTATGACTGCCAAGAACTCTGGATTTTTTGCCAACCCAGTGGTAGAACTTaattcttcccttcccttcccttcccttcccttcccttcccttcccttcccttc is a genomic window containing:
- the FLRT2 gene encoding leucine-rich repeat transmembrane protein FLRT2, whose protein sequence is MGSWTRLWPSDWAVLMKSWLIFSLGLYMQVSKTLACPKVCRCDRNFVYCNERSLTSVPLGIPEGVTVLYLHNNQINNAGFPAELHNVQSVHTVYLYGNQLDEFPMNLPKNVRVLHLQENNIQTISRAALAQLLKLEELHLDDNSISTVGVEDGAFREAISLKLLFLSKNHLSSVPVGLPVDLQELRVDENRIAVISDLAFQNLTSLERLILDGNLLTNKGIAEGTFGHLSKLKEFSIVRNSLTHPPSDLPGTHLLRLYLQDNQITHIPLTAFSNLHKLERLDISNNQLRMLVKGVFDDLHNLRQLTVRNNPWLCDCSIKWVTEWLKFIPSSINVRGFMCQGPEQVRGMAVRELNMNMLSCPTTTPDMSLVITPVPATAKPTTLVPSSSVPPPSTKYSPLTPIIVTLPTVPDREDRERVTPPISERIQLSIHFVNDTCILVNWISVFTVMAYKLTWVKMGHSLVGGIVQERIVSGEKQDFSLVNLEPKSTYRICLVPLDAYNNYRTGEDTVCSEATTKASFSNSGGNIPSSHEQTTSQNLGSPFLLAGLIGGAVIFVLMVLLSIFCWHMHKKGRYTSQKWKYNRGRRKDDYCEAGTKKDNSILEMTETSFQIVSLNNDQLLKGDFRLQPIYTPNGGINYTDCHIPNNIRYCNSNVSDLEHCHT